ATTCCCCAGTCTCCACCTCGAATCAGGAAAGAGAAGGGGCGGGCTGCCGGGCAGAAGGGGTGAATGGCTGCGGGGAGCTGGAGAAGAGGGACGGGAGGGGCTGGCCCGCGGGGATGGGGGTCTCAAAATTGTGGGGGTGAGGAACTGAGGGTGAGGGGCGGCACAGAGGCGGGACTCGGACGGGCGCAGGCGAGGCGGAGGGCGAGCGCTGCGGAAGCAAgtgcggggcggggcgcggcggggcggggcagggcgggAGCCGATTGCAGCTGCAGCCGCCCCCCTCACCTCCGGTGCGTCGGCCGGCCGGACACTAagggagatggatggatgggctgGGGAGGATGCGGCGCACGTAGCCCCAGGCGGCTCTGGTTCAGCTGCCGCCCCCACAGCGGACGGATCGGGGCGGGGGTCGGGCGGTAGAAAAAGGGGCCACGAGGCGAGCGTGGCATCGGGCGGGCCGCAGCGGCAGCATGAGCGGTGCAGACCCGAGCCGCGCGGCGGGCGCAGCCCCTGACTCGGCCCCGGGCCGGGCGGCGGTGGCCTCGGCCTACCAGCGCTTCGAGCCGCGCGCCTACCTCCGCAACAACTACGCGCCCCCTCGCGGGGACCTGAGCAGCCCGGACGGGGTCGGGCCGTGGAAGCTGCGCTGCTTGGCGCAGACTTTCGCCACAGGTGGgcgggggaaactgaggcaagacgGACAAGAGGTCGTCGGGGAGTGAAAGCAGGCGCGGGGAGACAGAAAGGAGACAGACCGCGCGCCCGCCAGATGAGGACCAAGAAGCAGAGATAGCTGAGAGGTGCAAACAGAAGGGAAAAAGGAGCAACAGCCCTTAGGAGAGgggcagaggaaagagaggaggcgAGAGGGAGCGGAGAGCACTCAGAATTGAGAGCTAAGATTGGGGATGCAGGaccggctgaggtgggagatgcAGAGGAGGAAATAGAGGCAGAGATGATCCGTCAGGGGCGAGAAACCGCCAGGATTTCCCCGCTAAGCCTGGCTGGTagatacagttttcttttttttagatggagtttcgctcttgttgcccaggctggggtgcaatgggcgatctcggctccctgcaacctctacctcccgggttcaggcaattctcttgcctcagcctcccaaggagctgggattgcaggcatgcaccaccaaggccggctaattttgtatttctttagtagagacagggattcaccatgttggtcaggctggtctggaactcctgacctcgtcatccacctgcctcgtcatccacctgcctcggcctcccaaaggaggccaccgtgcccggctggtaCCTGAGTCTCAGAGCAGAGGAACCTGAGTCTCAAAGTGGTGAAGTTCCCTTCCAAAGGGAAGTCAGCCCATGTTGGAGCTGGGTTCAATCTAACTCTGGGGCCGATGCTTTTTCCAGATGGAGACACACTtgcagaggagaaggaagaattaGACAGAGGCTGGGAGatgcaggggagggaggagtgaggaggcagaggctgcctggGCCGGCCTGGCACCAGGACCCTCTTCCTCTGCTCTGCCCAGGTGAGGTGTCCGGACGCACCCTCATCGACATTGGTTCAGGCCCCACCGTGTACCAGCTGCTCAGCGCCTGCAGCCACTTTGAAGACATCACCATGACAGATTTCCTGGAGGTCAACCGCCAGGAGCTGGGGCGCTGGCTTCGGGAGGAACCGGGGGCCTTCAACTGGAGCTTGTACAGCCAGCATGCCTGCCTCATTGAGGGCAAGGGGTAAGGACTTGGGGGGCGGGGTGAGGGCTGGGCAGGGGGGCTTCCCATAGAGTGGCTGTGGCTGGTGGGGGCAACAGAGGCCTGAGCGCAGAACAGTCTTGAGCCCTGCCTTGTGCCCCCTGTACAGGGAATCCTGGCAAGAAAAGGAGCGCCAGCTGCGAGCCAGGGTGAAGCGAGTCCTGCCCATTGATGTGCATCAGCTCCAGCCGCTGGGTGCTGGGAGCCCAGCACCCCTGCCTGCCGATGCCCTGGTCTCTGCCTTCTGCTTGGAGGCCGTAAGCCCAGATCTTGCCAGCTTCCAGCGGGCCCTGGACCACATCACCACACTGCTGAGGCCTGGGGGGCACCTCCTCCTCATTGGGGCCCTGGAGGAGTCGTGgtacctggctggggaggccaggcTGACGGTGGTGCCAGTGTCTGAGGAGGAGGTGAGAGAGGCCCTGGTGCGTAGCGGCTACGAGGTCCGGGACCTCCGCACCTACATCATGCCTGCCCGCCTTCAGACAGGCGTAGATGACGTCAAGGGCATCTTTTTCGCCTGGGCTCAGAAGAAGGTAGGGCTGTGAGGGCTCAGCATGCCCTGTGGCCTCCACCTGGATTCCCTGCTCTTTGAGGTGGCACctaataaagaaataatggcctGCCACTGCGCTCAGTGCTGTCTGTGCCTCTCTTGGGAAGCAACAAGGGCCCAGAGATCTGAGTGTCAGGGTGGGGGAGACACTCACCCCAGGCTTTTCTTCCAGAAGCTTCCTTGAGGGTAGCATTCTGTACCACTCATTCTTCCCAAACTAAGGAAGGCCAAGGTCAAGGGGAGCTCACTGGGCACCAGGCACTTGTGACATGCCATTCTGCCCATGACATCATTCATTCCTGCATTCAGCAGCAGGTCCTGctagtctgtttccaggtgaagctcagagaggtgaagtaacagACAGTGCAGCCCGGTTCAGACCAGAACGGGGGAGAGTGGGATCATGAGGAGATGGAAGTAGCATCTGCAAGGTGGTAGGGGTGTTACAATTGAAAAGCAaaggcccagggaagccaaagggCAAGAGCTGGCTCTGGCTGCCTCTCACAACTGGACTTGAGCTCTGCCCAGCTCTGCTCTGGGGCCTGCCATTCCCTATGCCCACGTGCCCAGGCAGACACCCCACCTCTGTCTACTGCCTCCAGCCAGCTATGGGGCCTTCCCCTGCCCCCACAACTGTCTTCTCCTGCCCTCTAGACCACCCTGTTCACACAAATGAGCTGAACAAAGGCAGGTGAGGCTGAAAATGATTTATTAACCACGTCCCTTGCTACCCTCCCACCTTAAAACAGTTTTCAGTATCAAAAGAACTTAGCACAGGCTACCCAAGTCCCTGAGGCTGGAGTCCTAGCATAGCTCCCCTCCCCTAAAGAGGAACCAGGGGTCAGGGGTAGAGCAAAAATCCAGTCTGCTTCAACCACGGACACTGCCTTTGGCATAGAAAGTTTCTGGCACTCACGCTATCCTATCCCTGTGGGGCAGGAACATGACAGGGCTGCTGGCAACTGGCAGGGGTCACCTTTACCAGGGTGTTGGCGCAGTGTGGCTCCTGCCTGCCGGGGGGCCACCCTGGAACAGTAAGACCCTCTGGGGAAGGCAGAAACCAGACCCAGCCACAAgctttctccccttctccctcaaatcccttccccctccccaaagTCCAGGCAATGCAAAGGGGCTGGCAGCAGGAAAAGGGGCTTTGGAGGGCAGGTCAACCATGCCAAGGCAAGGAGATACAGAGGCTGGAGAGCGCCCCATTTTCCTTCCTCTGCCCCCGAGGGGCTGCTTCTGGAGGGTACTGTTGTGTGGAGGCCCTGCGAGGTGTGCAGGGGGCATGGGACAGGGAACACGCACACAGGCAGCCCGCCGTGCAGAGGTCCCGGCTGTCTGCCTGGCTGCGGCCTTGGGCAGAGCTGGTGCTCCACAGTGATTACTGATGGTGACATGATTCCCTCATCCTCTCCAACCTCTCAACCAAGGGTACATTCACCTGCAGTCACACTCGCCTCACTCACACGCCCACCAGCACGCTCACCTGCACGTTCCCCTAACCCAGCTAACCCACCcaccccctgcacacacacactttgaaaCCACACCTCGTACCCCGCAACACCCCTCTCCATGCTGCACACGTAGGCCTGAGCTCACACGCACCCAAGCCCATGCGTACCACAGGTCAGCTATGCGCTCGGCCTGGCCCACACTCCCGACACCCTGTGGCAGGCTCTCAACCAGACCTCAGCACGGGATCCTTGCCCTGGGCTTGCTGGGGCCCTGGCCCCAAAGGGGAGTGTGGCGAGGCCTTCTGGGAACCTTGCAATGATCAGAGTGAAACCCCTTCCCAATCCCAATCCCAGCAGCTTGGTCCCTCAAGATCCCATCAGAATAATCGCCTTGAACCTTGGCTGGCCAAAGAACAAGCATCCGGCGCCACCTAGTGGTGTCCtggaggagggtgggggtggcGAGAGAAGGGGACCCCCTGTATCCCTAAGGCCTGTGGTCCCCGGTCTCCCAAGCAGACAGAGGGCTCTGGACCAAGCCAGGCAGCAGAGGGTGTGGGGAGGAAACAGGCAGCTTTCCTCCCAGTAGAGCTAAGAACACACTCAGTTCggctccaggaggcagagggggctGCCCATTCTCTAGTCGCAGATGCTGGGAGGCCTTCCCTAGCACAGGCTCCAAGGCTGGGGAGAGCCAGCAGGAGTGGGCTGGCCACATAATTCTGGGCCCACATCCTTCAGGTCCAAGTTCAAGAAGttgaaaggagaaaatgaatcaTCTCAAGGGTTGGGGGAAGAAGGAGGGCCAGCAGGGTCGGGGCAGGATCCCCACTGGGGCAGACCCACTCCCAAGGTCCTCAGTCCCGCTTAAACTTGGCTTCTGATTCCTTCAGCAGATACAAGCTGTCATCTTCCAGAAAGCTGTGGGCCACAGGAGGAGCCCACTGAGGCACACAGCTCTGAGAGCTCgtgtggggctggggtggggtgcaggCAGGCAAGGTGGGAAGGGCTGGATGGGCACACAGAGCCCTCAGTCTTCCCTAAGAAGTGGGCAAGGGAGGGCTCAAAGGTGAGCACCAGGTGGGGGCAGCACTCACCTGAAAAATAGCACATGGACAGGGATGGTGCTGATGTGCCAGATGGCGTGGGCATCCAGGACCCAGAAGAGCGGTGGGAAGTCCAGTAACTCCAGCAGGGACAGCCCCTGCAGCAGCAAGACCACCACCACGCACTTGCGCACGTGAGGCAACCGTCGCTGGTTCCACAGGCACCAGGCCAGCCACcataccacgttgaccaggcctGGGTGCCAGGTGGGGACAGGAGAGACTCATTCCTTTGGCTTCTTCTCCCCAAGGCCACCCCCAACTCCATGCTCTCTGACCCTAGGATCATCCTCGGACTCTCCTCCcggcctcctctctctcccacctCAAATTCTTCCCCATTCCTCTATGCCAAGGGTCCCTCTAGAACCTCCCTCTCCAGAAATGGCACCAACCCCCCACTCGCACCCCATGCTAGCACTTCCGCAGATGGCCCAAGCTCCCCAGGGCCTCACCAATAGCCACGTTGGCCACCAGGTTGTAGCCATAGTCAAAGCGGATGAGGCTCAAGTAGGAGACGTGCGCAGTCAGCATTAGCAGCAGGAGAGCCCGGAAGGCACTGAGCACAGCTGGGTGCTGCAACCCCACGGTCCTGCCCCACCATCCAGGGCTGCTCAGAGGGCGGCGGCCCGTCCCCAGAGCAGCATTCCCTGAAGCATCTCCTCACCCCAACATGGGTACATGGTCCCTCAAGCCACTACCCCTCTCCCCACCAAACGGGTCAGCTGGGCAGGCCTCCAATCCTCCCAAAGGCCGGGGGCCAAGTGCTACAGCTCCCAGTCCTACCCCAGGGTCCCCACCCGGGACAGCTGATGGGGGGGTAGGCGTTGGGAGACTAGTGAAGAAGGCCCTCAGAGCAGCACCCCCAGGGGAGGGCTGGGTGACCCCTTTCTGCCCCCAGGGCCCGATTTTGCCCCTGCAGTCACCCAGGCAGGCTCACCTGACGCAGCACAGATAGATGGAGTGTAGGATGACAGTGGAGGCACAGAAGTAGTCCATTTTCTGAGGACAGGGAAAGGCAATGAGGGAACAGCAAGAGGCTGTGCGGAGAGGACCCTCGGGGATAGGGGCACGgaggggtggcagggaggggacGGGGGTCCTTGGCCTGCCTATAGCTGTTTCACTCCAGCTGAGCCTTGTGTTCACATGACTGTACAATTTTTTTGTGCTcaggaggccgggtgtggtggcactttgggaggccgagctgggcagatcacaaggtcaggaattcaagaccagcccggccaacatggtgaaaccccatttctattatttttaaaaataaaaaattaggccgggcgcagtggctcacgcctataatcccagcactttgggaggccgagacgggtggatcacgaggtcaagagatcgagaccatcctggtcaacatggtgaaaccccgtctctactaaaaatacaaaaaattagctgggcatggtggcacatgcctgtaatcccagctactcaggaggctgaggcaggagaattgcctgaacccaggaggcggaggttgcggtgagccgagattgagccattgcactctagcctgggtaacaagagccaaaaaaaaaaaaaaaataaaaatacaaaaattagctgggcatggtggcaggcacctgtagtcccagctactcgggaggatgaggcaggagaattgcttgaacccaggagatggaggttgcggtgagccgagatcgtgccactgcaccccagcctgggtaacaagagcgaaactccgtctcaaaaaaaacattaaaaaaaaaattaaaaattaaaaaaaaaaaattagccgggtgtggtggcgcgtgcctgtagttccagctactcaggagtctgaggcaggagaatcacttgaacccaggaggcagaggttgcagtgagctgagatcaaggcactgcactccagcctgggtgacacagtgagactctgcctcaaaaaaaaaaaaaaaaaattctcaggaaCAAGGCTTTAGGGACACTGGTGGAGGGTCCCTGCTGAGGCTCCGGGGGACATGACCACCCCGCATGGAATTCAGAGCGCAGTGTGGAGTCTGACAGCCACAGGGTCCCGTCCTGGGGCAACCCTTTACTAGCTGGATGCCCCTGAGCAAGCAGGCCACCTCTCCAAGGCTCAGCTGCCTCATCAGGCAAGAGCTCATCATCATCCCCACCTGACTAGGCTCAAAGTGGCTCAAGGGCACCAACAGGTGCAGGATGCCTGGCCCTTGCTCCTCCCAGCGCTCCCCAGAGGGAGTTGGTGTGACCCTCTAGAACCCCTCTGCCCGATTCTGGGCTCCTCTGGGACCACCCGGTGTGGAGTAGGGGGAGCTGGAGCAGTGCTTACCTCTGTGAGGTCGGTGTCCCTGGTGTGGAAGACTGTGGACCAAAACCATGCGTTGAGGGACACCTGAGGAAGAAGGGGCTGGTGAGCACGCTGCGCCCCCACACCCCGAGGCCAGGACCCCCATAGGCTCACATCCATTTCACCTTTGGGGAGGGGCTCTGGGACAAGAAATGTGCTTTTCCTGCCCCTGGAACCCTCTGAACAAACCTGTGTCCCTTTACCCCCACCCAGCCAGGGTCTCTGGGGTGGACTTCCTGCCACCCCAAATCCCCAAGGCCAAAGGGGGCTGCAGCCTCCACAGGTTCCGGCCTGGCCTGGGAACCAGTTCCGGCAGAGCCAATTCCCCAGTTACTCAATCGCTAAGACAACAGCCCCCAGGGGCCCGGCCTCCTCCTCCAACCGGCAGGTGATGACAGCCCCACCCAGGCCCAGGGGAGCTGGTGACCTCAGCCTCTGGGGGCGGGAATGaggtgggtggggtggaggggctcGAGCCAGCTTGGGGTGTGTTCCGAGCAAGCGGGCAGGGGAGGGAGATCAAGCAGATCCCACTGGGGCCCAGGCTCCCAGGAGGAGGGGGAACTGAGCCCAGCTTCCTCCTGGCTGGGCCTGCCCAACCCGCCAGACCAGTGGCTGCTCCCGAGCCTGGGAGGAGCAGAGGGCAGGACTGGAGGAGCTGCGGTGGGCCAGGGCCCAGGGGAATGTTTGAGGCCTTCTTCCTGGAAATGAGCAGCGTGGAGAGAGCACAAAAGTAATCTTGCGAATGAGCCAGAGAGCTTGTGGGCATTGGTGCTGGCACTTTCTTTGGGGACTGCTGTGGTCACAGCAAAGCCCAAACTGCAGAAAGCAGGGTGGACTGAGGGGAAGGGCTGAGAAACCGTGACAACCAGTCAAAGGAACAGCGGCCAGGCCAGGAATGCCccagaggtggggagggatgcGCTAGGGTGGGACAGAGCTCAGGAAAGACCAAGAGCTGCTCAGTTGGCTCCAAAGTACCAGGAAAACTGGCCAGgcaggggacagagggagagggcAATAAGCCATGCTCTGCTGGGCACTGCAGCGGGCAGGTGAGACAGGAAGATGCGTTCTGAATGCAGGTCTGGAGAGCCTGGGACAGAATGGGAGGAGAAGGGGTGCAGGTGGGGCAGGACTGCTGCACAGCCAGCCAGGTTCTCCGGGTGCTGGGCTCTGGAAGGCTCGAGGCCGCCTGGTGCACCTGTATGGCCTGGGCTCTGGGCTGAGCCTTGCTGTGTCCCTTCCATCGGACTCAAGGCTGTGTCCTGCTGTGGCCCCCACCCCAGAGACAGACATGGAGGCTGCAAAACAGGACTGAAACTGGTGGTTTCTCAGACACTGCACCCACAGTCTGAACAGCTTAGGGTCAGCGTGGGGAGAGGAGCAGGCTTGGGCTCAAGACGGGGCCCAGGTGACCACATGGACCAGGTCTCCGTGGCAGGCCAGGAACAGGGACATCCTTAGGGAGGAGAGTGGCCCAGGAGCCAGTGTGGGAGTGAGAAGGGCAAGGTGGCAGGGACTGGCAGCCAGCCAGGCCTCCTTGTCACCCACAGCAGGAAAGGGGGCTGACCAGAGGACTGCAGGACTGAGCTAAGTGGCTCAGAACACCAAAAGCAGGGGGTGTGTGCGCGTACACGTGCGCAGGGCCACAGGAAGGGCGGGCTGCTCGGTCCCCTCTCCAAACAGCTCCCTGGGTGCCTTCCACTCACAGATCCACCTGAAGCCTAGCCTCTGCACCCCTGAAAAACCCCTCCCCCCCGGGGAGTATCCCACTCTGGGGGTGCTCCTCTTCTCACCCTTTCCTCAGATTTGGGAAGTAGTGTCATTAAGAATGCAAgcccggccgggcgcagtggctcacacctgtaatcccagcactttgggaggccgaagcgggtggatcgtgaggtcaagagatcgagaccatcctggtgaacatggtgaaaccccgtctctactaaaaatacaaaaaaaagtagctgggcatggtggcgcgtgcctgtaatccgagctagtcaggaggctgaggcaggagaattgcctgaacccaggaggcggaggttgcggtgagctgagatcgcgccattgcactccagcctgggtaacaagagcgaacggtctcaaaaagaaaaaaaaaaagaatgcaagccCTAGGGCCAGATTGCCAGGGTTAAGTTCCTGGCTCTGCATTtcctgtgtgtccttgggcaagttatttagccttgctgtgcctcagttttctcatctgcaaaatgggaataatcacTGTTGATAAGGGTTTCATGagcaatacaaatacagcttACGGCACAGAGCCCAGGGCAGGATAACACATGTGCTCTTCTCTCCACCTGCCTGACCAGCATGAAGCCTCGTCAGCTTCCCATAGAACTGAGGCCAAAGAGGATGTCTGCCTCCCACTCTCCCTGCAGGCCAAGGATGTTTAGGCAGAGAAGGGGTGGTCTCCCAGCTGCCTAGGCCCACCGCCACAGCTCAGGCTGAGGAAGAATGTCCAGTCTCCACAATGAGACAGAGCCTGAAGTACTGCCTCCGCTCCTAagtaactgtgtgaccttgggcacataATCCAGAGCCTATGATCCTCTACTGCCTCACCTACAAAACAGGTTCATAATGATGCCACTGCAGAGTGCAGAGGAGGCTATGAGGACGATGTCTGCGGAACACCTGGCACCACGGAGCTCCTCCGAGTGGCTGCTGGTTTTTGCTGCCTGGTCCATGGTAGGTGCCCATCGATGTCAGTTTCCTTCATCATGTCCAGGAGGCTGACTCTCACCATGCCCCTTCACCTGCCCCTCAACTGCCCTTTCCTCAGGGGTCACAAAGTTCAAGGTCAAACTATGGGGCCCAGGGTCTCTCCGTCCTGAACAGAGACACCTCAGCTATAGGAAgagcccctcctccttcctctggagCGGAGATCCCATCAATGTGGACTGAAGGGACCCCCCTGCTCCTCACCCAGAGTTTGTAATCAAGAGCAAGCAAAGGGGACAGATGGGCTCTGGAAGGAAGGAGAGCTCCAAGACACCAGTGCGCAGCTACTCTCGGACTCCTTGCCATGCTTGAGTGAAGGGGGCCAGGCAGGGGAACCGGCCAGGAGCGCGACAGGCTGCCCGGCAGACACCCAGAGCTTCGAGTAAACACCGAGGAGAGGGGGCGGCCAGGGGCAGGGTGCCAGTGGGGGTGGAATCGGAGGCTGGGTGGAGGGAGAGCAAGAGGCTGTTTCAGTCTGttggaaataagaaaatcaaGACAAAAATATCACAGCCGTGAAACTGGTTGGATGCCAAGTGAGCCAGATCTGTCAGGAATTCGACCCTGCGCTAAGCCCCAGTGCTCGGGGCTGTCATTGACACCACGGTGGTGGGGACAAGTGGGTCTTAAAATAGCTCGGTGTCTCAGAAGTGGGGGAGGCAGAATGTTAAATATGACGCCTGCTGCCATCCTGGGCTCCCCCGGAGGCCACAGTGTCCCACCCCTGCCTCCAGCCGGGTATACCAGCCCAGCTCACTCCTGAGAGAAGGGAGACAGAGGTGGATGAAGATGGGAGGAGGGCTTTTTCTACCATCCCAAAGGATTCCCTTGATTTCCTGCCATTGCCTGTTCCACTAGCTCTTGTCTGACCCCTGGGAAGTCCTTCCTAAAGTCTAACCATCATTCTACAACAGACACAAcctacctcttcttttttttgagatggagtctcgctctgtcacccaggctggagtgcagtggtgcaatctcagcttactgcaacctctgcctcccgggttcaagcaattctcttgcctcagcctcctgagtagctaggattacaggtgcatgccaccatgcccagctagtttttgtatttttagtaaagacggggtttcaccacgttggccaggctggtcctgaactcctgacgtcacgattcacctgccttggcctccaaaagtggcAGGATTACTTAGCCTGGCCCCTATCTCTTCTTGTAGTATGCTCAACAGAGGTAGAGCAGAATCTGTCCCCACCCATACAAACCACTCTACAGAGACCGTTGGCCTTCCACCGCTTCACCCTCTTATCTCTACATCTGAGGACCTTTCCTGACTGGATGAAGGCCTGAGGAATTGGTTTGGCCTTCCGGCTTTGGCACACAGCAGGGGCCTCTGCTCAGTGACGTCAAAGGGACATGGTACGCAGAGCTTCGGTGGGCTCCCTGCTCCTTGCCTGGCTGCCCCCCAGCCCAAGCCCAGGCCTGAATGGCAAGGCAGGGGCTGCCTTCTTGTACCAACATATCATGAGCCCTGCTGGAGGAGGGTCTCCTTATTTCTGAGGCAAAGCTGAGGTACCCTTCCCCCAAGACTTAGCCCAGAGCAGGTGAAGGGCCTTGCCTTCCTATCCTCACCCCAACAGAAATCAGGAGCCTCAGTGCCCCAGAAGGCCCAGGTCAACGTCCACCGCCGCACCCTCCATACAGCCCAGGATCCTCCCTCCTGCAGAAACTGACAGGGCTCAAGAGCCACTGGGAGAGCCAAACTAGGCCATCCACAGGAATGTGGACTGTTCTGAGGCTTTGTCCCTTGAAGGCCTAGTGAGAGCATGAGGGGGTCCCATGTCCCAGAATGCCATATCCCATCGAGTACCCTGAGACACGGGCCCCAACTATCTGCCTTCTACCAACATctcctgctttttctgttttttttttttttttttttttttcttgagacggagttttgctcttgttacccaggctggagtgcaacggcacgatctcggctcacagcaacctccgcctcctgggttcaggcaattctcctgcctcagcctcctgagtagctgggattacaggcacgtgccaccatgcccagctagttttattgtatttttagtagagacggggtttcaccatgttgaccaggatggtctcgatctttcgacctcgtgatccacccgcctcggcctcccaaagtgctgggattacaggcttgagccaccacgcccggccttttttttttttgttttttgagacggagtc
This is a stretch of genomic DNA from Saimiri boliviensis isolate mSaiBol1 chromosome 17, mSaiBol1.pri, whole genome shotgun sequence. It encodes these proteins:
- the PNMT gene encoding phenylethanolamine N-methyltransferase isoform X1; the encoded protein is MSGADPSRAAGAAPDSAPGRAAVASAYQRFEPRAYLRNNYAPPRGDLSSPDGVGPWKLRCLAQTFATGEVSGRTLIDIGSGPTVYQLLSACSHFEDITMTDFLEVNRQELGRWLREEPGAFNWSLYSQHACLIEGKGESWQEKERQLRARVKRVLPIDVHQLQPLGAGSPAPLPADALVSAFCLEAVSPDLASFQRALDHITTLLRPGGHLLLIGALEESWYLAGEARLTVVPVSEEEVREALVRSGYEVRDLRTYIMPARLQTGVDDVKGIFFAWAQKKVGL
- the PNMT gene encoding phenylethanolamine N-methyltransferase isoform X2, whose translation is MFQPGCLSQGDFPLGTGGRGEHGGGPNQAGPGTHHGEVSGRTLIDIGSGPTVYQLLSACSHFEDITMTDFLEVNRQELGRWLREEPGAFNWSLYSQHACLIEGKGESWQEKERQLRARVKRVLPIDVHQLQPLGAGSPAPLPADALVSAFCLEAVSPDLASFQRALDHITTLLRPGGHLLLIGALEESWYLAGEARLTVVPVSEEEVREALVRSGYEVRDLRTYIMPARLQTGVDDVKGIFFAWAQKKVGL
- the PGAP3 gene encoding post-GPI attachment to proteins factor 3 isoform X1; translated protein: MAGWAARLVLLAGAAALASGSQGDREPVYRDCVLKCEAQNCSGGALKHFRSRQPIYMSLAGWTCRDDCKYECMWVTVGLYLREGHKVPQFHGKWPFSRFLFFQEPASAVASFLNGLASLVMLCRYRTFVPVSSPMYHTCVAFAWVSLNAWFWSTVFHTRDTDLTEKMDYFCASTVILHSIYLCCVRTVGLQHPAVLSAFRALLLLMLTAHVSYLSLIRFDYGYNLVANVAIGLVNVVWWLAWCLWNQRRLPHVRKCVVVVLLLQGLSLLELLDFPPLFWVLDAHAIWHISTIPVHVLFFSFLEDDSLYLLKESEAKFKRD